One part of the Vicia villosa cultivar HV-30 ecotype Madison, WI linkage group LG6, Vvil1.0, whole genome shotgun sequence genome encodes these proteins:
- the LOC131611424 gene encoding pentatricopeptide repeat-containing protein At5g66520-like: MVTFFDVNLKNTLSRLVQQCKNLREIKIVHTQILKSPTLHTNDQYYLITRLLFSCSFSNYASLFYANNVFHMIKNPDIRVYNIMIRAYGCIHEGDDDDDRYFNGLVLYKQMLNRGIVPNNLTFPFLVKGCNRLQCGATAGQVVHAQGLKFGFLNDVFVGNSLISLFMNFGILNDARKLFDEMFVRDVVTWNSMVVGYLRNGELGMALDLFRNMNGRNIITWNSIITGLVQAGHAKESLELFHEMQFLSGDNVVKPDKITIASVLSACAQLGSIDHGRWVHAYLRKNNIECDVVIGTALVNMYGKCGNVKQAFEIFNNMPEKDASAWTAMISVFALHGLGMKAFDCFLEMERARVKPNHVTFVGLLSACSHSGLVDQGRWCFDVMKHVYSIEPQIYHYACMVDILSRARLFDEAMILIRSMPMKPDVYVWGALLGGCQMYGNTELGEKVACHLLDLEPLNHAFYMNLCDIYAKTGRFDAAKRVRNLMKERRTETKVPGCSMIEINGVVQEFSVGGSFELPMKELTLVLDRLSNEMKI, translated from the coding sequence ATGGTTACATTCTTTGATGTCAATCTCAAAAACACTCTCTCTAGATTGGTTCAACAATGCAAGAACCTTAGAGAAATCAAAATTGTTCATACCCAGATTCTAAAGTCCCCAACTTTACATACTAATGACCAATATTATCTCATTACCCGTTTACTTTTCTCATGCTCCTTCTCCAATTATGCTTCTTTGTTCTATGCCAACAATGTCTTCCACATGATCAAGAACCCAGATATTCGTGTCTACAACATCATGATTAGAGCATATGGATGCATTcatgaaggtgatgatgatgatgaccgtTATTTTAATGGTTTGGTGTTGTATAAGCAAATGCTTAACAGGGGGATTGTGCCAAATAACCTCACTTTCCCTTTTCTTGTAAAGGGTTGCAATAGGTTGCAGTGTGGTGCTACTGCTGGCCAAGTTGTTCATGCACAGGGGTTAAAgtttggatttttgaatgatgttTTTGTTGGGAATTCCTTGATTAGTTTGTTTATGAATTTTGGGATTTTGAATGATGCAAGGAAGCTGTTTGATGAAATGTTTGTTAGAGATGTTGTCACTTGGAACTCGATGGTTGTTGGGTATTTGAGAAACGGGGAGCTTGGCATGGCATTGGATTTGTTTAGAAATATGAATGGAAGGAATATTATAACATGGAATTCGATTATTACAGGGTTGGTTCAAGCTGGCCATGCAAAGGAGTCACTGGAACTTTTCCATGAAATGCAGTTTTTGAGCGGTGATAATGTTGTTAAACCGGATAAGATTACAATAGCTAGTGTCCTTTCAGCTTGTGCTCAACTAGGTTCTATTGACCATGGGAGATGGGTGCATGCATATTTAAGAAAAAACAATATAGAATGTGATGTGGTGATTGGAACAGCACTTGTCAATATGTATGGCAAATGTGGAAATGTGAAACAGGCATTTGAGATCTTCAACAACATGCCTGAGAAGGATGCCTCGGCATGGACGGCGATGATTTCGGTTTTTGCTCTCCATGGATTAGGAATGAAGGCTTTTGATTGTTTTTTAGAGATGGAAAGGGCTAGAGTAAAGCCTAACCATGTGACGTTTGTTGGACTATTGTCAGCTTGTTCGCATTCTGGTTTGGTAGATCAAGGTCGCTGGTGCTTTGATGTAATGAAACATGTTTACTCGATTGAACCACAAATCTATCACTATGCTTGCATGGTTGATATTCTTAGTCGAGCGAGGCTCTTCGATGAAGCAATGATTCTAATTAGAAGCATGCCAATGAAGCCAGATGTTTATGTATGGGGTGCATTACTTGGTGGTTGTCAGATGTATGGAAATACAGAGTTAGGAGAAAAAGTAGCTTGTCATTTGTTAGATTTGGAGCCTCTTAATCATGCTTTCTATATGAACTTATGTGATATATATGCCAAAACTGGTAGATTCGACGCCGCAAAAAGAGTAAGGAATTTGATGAAAGAaagaagaactgaaacaaaagtCCCGGGTTGTAGCATGATTGAAATCAACGGAGTAGTTCAAGAATTTTCGGTTGGAGGATCTTTTGAACTTCCCATGAAAGAACTTACATTGGTCTTGGATAGATTAAGCAATGAGATGAAAATATGA